The following proteins come from a genomic window of Nicotiana tomentosiformis chromosome 12, ASM39032v3, whole genome shotgun sequence:
- the LOC104094031 gene encoding putative cytochrome c oxidase subunit 5b-like isoform X1, producing MWRKLSSQLRTLRLLRSTPKSHPSAAATSISSSPSPAAFRSSVTSFSRHFTAASENVVKKSVEDVMPIATGHEREELEAELQGRELLDINFPEGPFGTKEAPAVVKSYYDRRIVGCPGGEGEDEHDVVWFWLEKGKPHECPVCSQYFELEVVGPGGPPDGHGSDDEDHH from the exons ATGTGGAGAAAACTCTCTTCGCAGCTCCGAACCCTACGCCTACTTCGATCCACTCCTAAGTCCCATCCATCCGCCGCCGCCACGTCGATTTCTTCATCTCCGTCTCCGGCGGCGTTCCGGTCATCGGTCACGTCCTTCTCTCGCCATTTCACTGCCGCGTCCG AGAATGTTGTTAAGAAGAGTGTGGAGGATGTAATGCCGATTGCAACTGGTCATGAGCGCGAAGAGCTTGAAGCTGAGCTCCAA GGAAGGGAACTTCTTGACATTAACTTTCCTGAGGGTCCTTTTGGTACAAAG GAAGCGCCAGCTGTTGTCAAATCCTACTATGACAGAAGAATTGTAGGATGCCCGGGAGGTGAAGGAG AAGATGAGCATGATGTTGTTTGGTTCTGGCTTGAGAAGGGCAAGCCACATGAATGCCCAGTATGCTCACAGTATTTTGAA TTGGAAGTGGTTGGACCTGGAGGACCTCCTGATGGACATGGCAGTGATGATGAGGATCATCACTGA
- the LOC104094031 gene encoding cytochrome c oxidase subunit 5b-1, mitochondrial isoform X2 yields MWRKLSSQLRTLRLLRSTPKSHPSAAATSISSSPSPAAFRSSVTSFSRHFTAASENVVKKSVEDVMPIATGHEREELEAELQGRELLDINFPEGPFGTKEAPAVVKSYYDRRIVGCPGGEGEDEHDVVWFWLEKGKPHECPVCSQYFEAVEE; encoded by the exons ATGTGGAGAAAACTCTCTTCGCAGCTCCGAACCCTACGCCTACTTCGATCCACTCCTAAGTCCCATCCATCCGCCGCCGCCACGTCGATTTCTTCATCTCCGTCTCCGGCGGCGTTCCGGTCATCGGTCACGTCCTTCTCTCGCCATTTCACTGCCGCGTCCG AGAATGTTGTTAAGAAGAGTGTGGAGGATGTAATGCCGATTGCAACTGGTCATGAGCGCGAAGAGCTTGAAGCTGAGCTCCAA GGAAGGGAACTTCTTGACATTAACTTTCCTGAGGGTCCTTTTGGTACAAAG GAAGCGCCAGCTGTTGTCAAATCCTACTATGACAGAAGAATTGTAGGATGCCCGGGAGGTGAAGGAG AAGATGAGCATGATGTTGTTTGGTTCTGGCTTGAGAAGGGCAAGCCACATGAATGCCCAGTATGCTCACAGTATTTTGAA GCTGTTGAAGAATAG
- the LOC104094029 gene encoding (6-4)DNA photolyase isoform X1, which translates to MLNLSLLISSNFISTMASGSNSLIWFRKGLRLHDNPALEYAAKGSKFLYPVFVIDPHYMEPDPTAFSPGSSRAGLNRIQFLLESLVDLDLSLKKLGSRLLVLKGEPSEVLIRCLKEWSIGKLCFEYDTEPYYQALDVKVKNHASVAGVEIFSPVSHTLYNPADIINKNGGSPPLTYQSFLKLAGQPSWASTPLSTTISSLPPIGNTGNFAVSEVPTVKELGYEDLNEDERTPFKGGESEALKRLRESIANKEWVANFEKPKGDPSAFMKPATTVLSPYLKFGCLSSRYFYQCIQDIQKSVKKHTSPPVSLLGQLLWRDFFYTVSFGTPNFDQMKGNRICKQIPWKNDDELLAAWRDARTGFPWIDAIMTQLRKWGWMHHLARHSVACFLTRGDLFVHWEKGRDVFDRLLIDSDWAINNGNWLWLSCSSFFYQYHRIYSPTSFGKKYDPAGNYIRHFLPVLKDMPKEYIYEPWTAPLSVQRKARCIIGLDYPKPVVSHDSASKECRMRLGEAYELNKKLNGLVSEEHLNKLRRKNDDESTILDSISRRKKQKLIG; encoded by the exons ATGCTGAATTTGTCTCTGTTAATTTCAAGCAACTTTATCTCAACCATGGCTTCGGGGTCGAACTCTTTGATTTGGTTCAGGAAGGGGTTGAGACTCCATGATAACCCAGCTCTGGAGTACGCAGCTAAAGGGTCGAAGTTTCTATACCCGGTTTTCGTGATTGATCCACACTACATGGAGCCCGACCCGACTGCCTTCTCTCCCGGTTCTTCCAGAGCCGGGTTGAACCGGATCCAGTTCCTGCTTGAAAGCCTAGTTGACCTTGACTTGAGTCTCAAGAAGCTTGGTTCACGCTTATTGGTGCTCAAGGGTGAGCCTAGTGAGGTCTTGATTCGCTGCTTAAAGGAG TGGAGCATAGGGAAGCTTTGCTTTGAGTACGACACAGAGCCCTATTATCAAGCTTTAGATGTAAAGGTCAAG AACCACGCTTCTGTAGCTGGTGTAGAAATTTTCTCTCCTGTGAGTCACACCCTCTACAATCCTGCTGATATAATAAATAAG AATGGGGGATCCCCACCTCTGACTTATCAGTCTTTCCTTAAACTGGCTGGGCAACCATCTTGGGCATCAACCCCTCTTTCAACAACAATATCTTCTCTTCCTCCTATTGGAAATACTGGAAATTTTGCAGTCTCAGAAGTTCCAACTGTCAAAGAACTTGGTTATGAAGATTTAAACGAG GACGAGCGGACTccttttaaaggtggagaatcaGAAGCACTGAAGAGATTGAGAGAATCAATTGCAAACAAG GAATGGGTGGCAAATTTTGAGAAACCCAAGGGTGATCCATCTGCATTTATGAAACCAGCTACAACAGTTTTATCACCTTACTTAAAG TTTGGTTGTCTCTCTTCCAGGTATTTCTACCAGTGCATTCAGGACATTCAGAAAAGCGTTAAAAAGCATACATCTCCACCTGTTTCTCTTCTTGGACAG TTGTTATGGCGTGACTTTTTCTACACAGTTTCCTTCGGGACTCCTAATTTTGATCAGATGAAGGGTAACAGAATATGCAAGCAG ATCCCTTGGAAGAATGATGATGAACTGCTTGCTGCTTGGAGAGATGCCAGAACGGGCTTTCCTTGGATTGATGCGATAATGACCCAG CTCCGAAAGTGGGGTTGGATGCATCATCTTGCTCGACACAGTGTTGCATGCTTTCTAACTCGTGGGGATCTG TTTGTACATTGGGAGAAAGGGCGTGATGTTTTCGACAGACTGCTTATTGACTCTGATTGGGCAATCAACAACGGAAACTGGTTGTGGCTATCTTGCTCTTCATTTTTCTACCAG TACCATCGAATTTATTCACCAACCTCATTTGGGAAGAAATATGATCCTGCCGGGAACTATATCAGGCATTTTCTCCCTGTTTTAAAAG ATATGCCAAAGGAGTACATATATGAGCCTTGGACTGCTCCCCTAAGTGTCCAACGTAAAGCAAGATGCATCATTGGCTTAGATTATCCCAAACCAG TTGTTTCCCATGATTCTGCAAGCAAAGAATGTCGGATGAGACTTGGTGAAGCGTATGAATTGAACAAAAAGCTGAATGGCTTGGTTAGTGAGGAACACTTGAACAAGTTAAGAAGAAAAAACGATGATGAATCTACCATTCTGGATTCCATTTCCAGGAGGAAGAAACAGAAGTTAATTGGCTAA
- the LOC104094029 gene encoding (6-4)DNA photolyase isoform X2: MLNLSLLISSNFISTMASGSNSLIWFRKGLRLHDNPALEYAAKGSKFLYPVFVIDPHYMEPDPTAFSPGSSRAGLNRIQFLLESLVDLDLSLKKLGSRLLVLKGEPSEVLIRCLKEWSIGKLCFEYDTEPYYQALDVKVKNHASVAGVEIFSPVSHTLYNPADIINKNGGSPPLTYQSFLKLAGQPSWASTPLSTTISSLPPIGNTGNFAVSEVPTVKELGYEDLNEDERTPFKGGESEALKRLRESIANKEWVANFEKPKGDPSAFMKPATTVLSPYLKFGCLSSRYFYQCIQDIQKSVKKHTSPPVSLLGQLLWRDFFYTVSFGTPNFDQMKGNRICKQIPWKNDDELLAAWRDARTGFPWIDAIMTQLRKWGWMHHLARHSVACFLTRGDLFVHWEKGRDVFDRLLIDSDWAINNGNWLWLSCSSFFYQFSWMTSNILTIEVLYFSVPSNLFTNLIWEEI, from the exons ATGCTGAATTTGTCTCTGTTAATTTCAAGCAACTTTATCTCAACCATGGCTTCGGGGTCGAACTCTTTGATTTGGTTCAGGAAGGGGTTGAGACTCCATGATAACCCAGCTCTGGAGTACGCAGCTAAAGGGTCGAAGTTTCTATACCCGGTTTTCGTGATTGATCCACACTACATGGAGCCCGACCCGACTGCCTTCTCTCCCGGTTCTTCCAGAGCCGGGTTGAACCGGATCCAGTTCCTGCTTGAAAGCCTAGTTGACCTTGACTTGAGTCTCAAGAAGCTTGGTTCACGCTTATTGGTGCTCAAGGGTGAGCCTAGTGAGGTCTTGATTCGCTGCTTAAAGGAG TGGAGCATAGGGAAGCTTTGCTTTGAGTACGACACAGAGCCCTATTATCAAGCTTTAGATGTAAAGGTCAAG AACCACGCTTCTGTAGCTGGTGTAGAAATTTTCTCTCCTGTGAGTCACACCCTCTACAATCCTGCTGATATAATAAATAAG AATGGGGGATCCCCACCTCTGACTTATCAGTCTTTCCTTAAACTGGCTGGGCAACCATCTTGGGCATCAACCCCTCTTTCAACAACAATATCTTCTCTTCCTCCTATTGGAAATACTGGAAATTTTGCAGTCTCAGAAGTTCCAACTGTCAAAGAACTTGGTTATGAAGATTTAAACGAG GACGAGCGGACTccttttaaaggtggagaatcaGAAGCACTGAAGAGATTGAGAGAATCAATTGCAAACAAG GAATGGGTGGCAAATTTTGAGAAACCCAAGGGTGATCCATCTGCATTTATGAAACCAGCTACAACAGTTTTATCACCTTACTTAAAG TTTGGTTGTCTCTCTTCCAGGTATTTCTACCAGTGCATTCAGGACATTCAGAAAAGCGTTAAAAAGCATACATCTCCACCTGTTTCTCTTCTTGGACAG TTGTTATGGCGTGACTTTTTCTACACAGTTTCCTTCGGGACTCCTAATTTTGATCAGATGAAGGGTAACAGAATATGCAAGCAG ATCCCTTGGAAGAATGATGATGAACTGCTTGCTGCTTGGAGAGATGCCAGAACGGGCTTTCCTTGGATTGATGCGATAATGACCCAG CTCCGAAAGTGGGGTTGGATGCATCATCTTGCTCGACACAGTGTTGCATGCTTTCTAACTCGTGGGGATCTG TTTGTACATTGGGAGAAAGGGCGTGATGTTTTCGACAGACTGCTTATTGACTCTGATTGGGCAATCAACAACGGAAACTGGTTGTGGCTATCTTGCTCTTCATTTTTCTACCAG TTTTCCTGGATGACCTCAAATATTCTCACCATTGAGGTTCTCTACTTTTCAGTACCATCGAATTTATTCACCAACCTCATTTGGGAAGAAATATGA